Sequence from the Amaranthus tricolor cultivar Red isolate AtriRed21 chromosome 1, ASM2621246v1, whole genome shotgun sequence genome:
ttgaCTGACCAACAAGCTAAAACTCGAAAAATATCATAACACATGCTAATAGTCAAGAGACGAGGTACCATGTTTCTAAGCtcctaaattattttctcaCACAAATTTCTAAGACACTAATTTCGTCAAAATACCATCAAGAAGTTCGATTTACAAAATCGAAAAAAGAATAGAATGACTATAAGTTTTGCAAATTCATCTGCTACAGATGGTTTCTTCTAGCAACACTCTTTATTCACATAAGTCAAgaataatcaaaatgaatacAACTGCATCAAATTATAACCATCACAAGAATGACTACAACCTGTACAAAAGGGGTTTAGAATCAGTGGGATTATGAATTCCCTTTCAAACGTTTTCTTCGAGTAACATAGCTTCAAGCTCATGTCGCCTTCTCTCCAATTCCTGCAATGGCCCAAAAGTTTACAGAATCAGTGTCATGATTTCCATTCAACATTTTTCCTGGAACTATGCATACTCAATTCTAGTAATTTTCCATAACCTGAAGAATCAGTGGTTTTCAAATAAATTACCGTGCCATTTACCTACATAAGCCTACATTACAGTGATACTATATGCACATTCCAGTCTAGCAATTTTCGGAAAAGATAGACAGAATCCAGGGACTATACACAGTCACACACCAGTACGTCTAAATTCCTTTGATTTTGCTACAAAGGTTGAAAGCAATTTTCAGAAAGTATTAATCACTATACAATCCAGTTTACATATTACACTCTCCATCCCTTTGATTTTGCTACAACAGTTATAAATTCCTTTATTAATTTGTTGTGAGAAGAAGACAAAATAATTAGTGGATGAAATAAATAGTAGGACGAGTTGAAGAGAGAAAGTGAATTTGTAGATGGgatgaaaagagaaaatgaggCTGTGGATGAGATTAGTACAGACAACAACCAAACATAAAAATGTAACGAATTAAAAGAAACGatctaaaaatgaaaaacagaGCAAATCAACTAGCACAGCGAGTACATTAGAGTGTCAATCACCGAGTTGATCACTATCTTCTAAGAGAAATCACTCATCAGACATGTACAATCTAAAGCAAAACCCTATATCTGATTCTCATGTAAAGATGGTCTTCATAAGTGGGAGCCATATAATATAGCATTGCAAAACACCAATTAATACAAAACCTCCTTCTCCTGAAGAAACTAATTCAATCACAAGGACTTCATCTCAAGTGATTAAAATCTCATAACATACCTCTAGATCCTTAACTGCTTGGTCCTTCGTAATTTCTTTCTGTTCGAGAGAGCGTTTGAGAAAGCCAATGCAAAGGATCCCCTAAAATAATAATGAGTTAAACCAACATTAGGAGGCATGTCATTACTCATTAGTAATTATACGTTCTGAGACTTAAAAACAACACCAATTATTCAATAAACAACATTACATTGGAAAATTGTTGATATGAAAGCTATGATTTTAATAAACTAACGAAGTTTGGTCGGCAAATTAGTTGCCATAAAATTTATGACTTCTGATCAATTCAAACAGGGGAGGAAAAAAGTTCTTCTCTTCTTACCGATACAAGATACACAACACCACATGAAAGCAGCATATAAGCCGCTATGCTCTGAAGAAGAACCAGATCACGCTGTTTTCCAATGAAGTCAGAGAAAGCCCTGGTCATAACAGCAACACTGCAAAGCAATCCATAAGACCACAAATGTTAGTTAGTAATGAAAAGTTGTCGACAGTACATTACATGAAGTTCTTGTGAGACTACATCTGCAATCAAGTGCCAGACACAGACAGTAGTGGCTTTACTGACAGTAAATATCCCTGTTACGGGGTTAAAGGGCCCCCAACCAAATGGGCTAAGTCAACGAGCCCAAAATCCATAAAGGCTGACCAGAGCCTCAAAAGGCCCACTCCTAGGAGTGAAATTACTAAAATGACCCTTGAACAACCATCTCAGATCATTTATTACCCTATAAATACCCtcatttattaccatttaaGGTAAGCTTACTCTACCAAAAATCCTCTCAACTACTCACATTTATTTCTTGTTTCACATTTCTGACCACTGACTTGAGCATCGGAGGGGCTTTCCGAGAAACAGCCCCTGGACAACTGATTCTCTGTTCGTTGTGCAGGTCAATAGCAGAACCCGATTCAAATATTTGGACTTTCCAACAGCAGGATCCTTTTTACAAGCAGCCCCTTCCCCCTTAAATCAAATTGACCAGTTTCCTTGTAGAAACAATTCCTATGTGAATTTACCATGTTTAACTTCAAGTCATAACATAATCTCTAAAAAACAAAGCAATTCCACCCTCAGTCTTCTGGATTCATCCCACATTAATCCTAGAAAACCATAGTAACTGGAAATAACCTATAGAAAATAGTGGCAGGGTTGCCAAAAAGTAAACCCCCACCTAATCCATGGTGTACTTCTTATTAGATACATTTAGTGTACTATGGTGTGTATTTGGGAACTTGGAAGTATAAAACCCTGGAAGAACTTCTTTAAAGAATGAGATCATCTTAAACTACCTAATATGCACTATTTTATAACACCGGAAAACCATTAAAAATACATTTCTTCGGCATTGGGCTCATTCCAAGTTCAAAAATCCTTCGTGGACATCTCCAGAAGTAACTTACACTACAATCATTAAAtagaaaacttttttttttccatccaCCTTTTAgtcattattactttgtttaAGCATATTTAAACTAAGGATACAGAGAAATTCTTTTTTACATTGATCACCATTTAAGTACGGTACCATTCAGATTCCCTAGAGACTAACTTCTCAGTGTGACTTATTTGCCGCAAGTTCTTTCATTAATTACCCAGCTCCTAAAACCTTCCTACCAGTACCAATTGCCCAAAAAACAGCTTTTTCAGAGGGAATTAAAACAGTTGTAAGTAAATCAAATTGCACACCATAAAACCAATCAAAAGATGCCTGTCTACGGAGAATATCATGTAAAAGTCACAAGCCTACTTTTGTATTCTTCGAGCGAGACCTAGGAAGGCAAATCAATTGAAAGTTAGAATAAACACGTGCTCAGATTCAACTGATTTACCTTCCGTTTCATgacttcaatttttttatacatataaGAATAGACATAAACGCTAATGATTTGTTAAGTCTTAATATATTTCCATACACGATACAGAATTTAAGCAACAAGGAGGATAAATATTTAagcaaaaaggataaaaaaaatatgaagatAAAATGCAAGAACTGATACAGGTCTAATACGTTATATTCAGCAGTTCTAGCCTTCTAGGGTGTTAGCATACATACAAGATCTGTAGCATGCTTCTGCCAGGCCAATACTCCAACACCTGCAGCATAACACTAGAATTTTATTTCAGGTCTTACAGTAAAACACAGAGACCATCAACAACAGAAGATGAACAAAACATAATTCCATGTATTATGCATAGAACTAGTAATCAATCAATTGAGCACAATGCCACGGTCTGCATCAGACACCACTCAACAATAGAGTAGCAGGTTGGAGAagtcattataattaataatgattataatagaATTTGGCATTAAGCTTTTCTACACCAACAGCTTGCAAGACACTTCAGGGTGACTTGGGGAGTTTTTAGAAGGCGGGGTCACCTATGACAGTCGACATGGCAGTATAAAAGGAAAAACTATATCAATGTGACAAAGGTAAATACAGGTAGCATTGATTTGTACAAGGAAACAGCAGatggctttgaggtttttttactCACGAAAAAAATAGGTTGACCGTTTATACACAGGTGTGAGTTAGGATTTAAAAAACGGCTGCATTAAACATTGATTCATTATTGCAAAACCCAAATTTCAATTTGTGCATCAATTATGAGGATTATGAGTAAAGCAATAGGGAGTTAAAAATGTAATCTATTTCATCCTTGTATTTTATTAATGCGTTTCATAATGTCTGTTATTCACTAATCAAATGATTACAAAATAACTATCATATAACCATGGTAATTTGTTCCAttgaattaatatcataaaattaaacctacaaaatcaataatttcattaaaaaaaaatactttagcCAATTACACGACGGAAATTTTACCTTCCAGAATTTGAAAATCACGTTCCATTCCGTCTCGGCCAAAACCACAAAAATGGCTAACACCACAGCATAGCATCGGAAAATCCCGTCAAATACCTAAATTTCACAAAAAACAATATTACATTTAtagaaataacataaaaaattgaACACCTAAACatgaataaaaccctaaaattatagTACAAACTAATAGAACAAATATTACGAACATCAGAACCGTTCTTGAAAGATCGAACAGCGGCGAGGACATTGACGGCGATACAAAAAACAGCGGACAGCGCAGTGATAAGGCTGAAACATCTACAAACTACCAAAAAAGGCGCGTTCTTGCGTCGCACAGGCGTGTTTGTGTTCGACGATGTCGTGCGGCCCAGCTGCGGCTGCGGCTGCAAGGTTTCGGATTGTATTTCTTGGTTTCTCGCCATGGTTGTGGCCGGGCAAAGCTTGAATTTGAGTGTTAATGGCGATTATTGATTTGAGGTTTGTGAAGATCCTTTTCTTGTCGTTTCTGTTATTCAACAGAAAAAAGGTGGGAAATTGTAGAGGGAGAAAaccgctttttttttttttttcttttttcacatttttttttctttttcatacatAAACATTGAACTGAATTTGAGAGGCGCAATTATACTCGACATACATATGcgatattataaatattgttaaaacttagagagataaatatattaattagagagataaggaggaagtagaatgagtaaaagttagaagatagagatgtttttactcattggtgtagtttttacaatggtgaacttccatatttataggcaagttcatccacaattacattgaatgcattcacattagggtaaatacattaattacctttcacactatattcattaattacctttcacattaTATCtcaacactcccccttgaatgcattctaattatgtaaaaagagtaaaatattattacaatatttctatttaatactgcctcgttaaaaaccttgtcaggaaaaacccaatgggataaaaacctgaaagaagggaaaaagagtGCAGTAAATATGATTCTCCCCCTGAGTTCAACGTATAtctcgtagatgacacattccaattttatatacaagttgctcgaatctctttgatggaagggactttgtgaatagatctgcaagattttcacttgattgaatttgtttgacttttactatTTTGTACTTCTGGAGGTCATGTGCAAAGAAGAGTTTTGGTGCTATGTGTTTGGTTCTATCCCCTTTTATGAAGCCTCCACTAACTTGTTCAATACACCCGGTATTATCTTCAAAGATTACAGTTGGAGAATTTATTATCGAGTTTATCCCACATTCTTCTTGAATGTGACCAATTACTGACCTTAACCAAACGCATTCTCTACTTGTTTCATGAAGGGCGATCAATTTTGCGTGGTTTGATGATGTAGCTGTCAGTGTCTGTTTCGTGGATCTCCAAGATATTGCGTTGCCTccatatgtgaatacatatccaTTTTGTGATTTAGCCTTGTGGGGATCTGATAAGTATCCAGCATCCGCATATCCAACAAGTGTAGCATCTTGCTTTGATCTATAAAATAGTCCAAGATCTTTAGTTCCTCGAAGGTAGCGTAACAAATGTTTTATTCCGCTCCAATGTCTCTGTGTTGGTGAATTACTatatctagctaataaattaacagcgaaagcaatatcaggtcttgtattattagctagatacatcagagctccaattgcgcttaaatatggcacttcagggccaagaatctcctcgtcttcttcacaaggtcgaaatggatcatcttttggttttaatgatcgtactatcattggagagctcagcggatgagctttgtccatatgaaatctttttagcactttttctgTATAGTTGGATTGGTGCACAAAGATTCCACCCCTTAGGTGCTCCATTTGTAATCCAAGGCAAAACTTTGTtttcccaagatctttcatttcaaattctttcatcaaatattttgcagtttgttcaagctctttgggagttcctatgatatttaaatcatcaacataaactgcaattatagaaaatcctgattgagtccgtttaataaatacacaaggaCTGATTTGATCATTTTTGAATCCTTCTTTCAGGAGATATTCACTAAGACGATTATACCACATTCTTCCAGATTGTTTTAGTCCATAAAGTGACCTTTTCAGCTTTATGGAAAACATTTCTCGTGATTGGTGGTTTTCTGGCAACTTAAGTCCTTCAGGGACTTTCATATAAATGTCTGTATCAAGTGAACCATATAAATATGCGGTCACAACATCCATAAGTCGCATTTGCAAACTGTTTGAGACAGTTAGACTTATCAAGAATCTTAGTGTAGTCGCATCTACTACTGGAGAAtacgtttcttcataatcaatccctggtctttgggaaaaaccttgtgctacaagtcgtgccttatatctgaccacttcatctttttcatttctttttcttacaaacaccCATTTATAGCCGACCGGTTTTATACCGTTTGGTGTTTGTGTAATTTGTCCAAAAACTTCTCGTTTTTCAAGTGACTTTAATTCCGCTTGAATAGCATCTTTCCATTTCGGCCAATCATTCCTACGTCGACATTCTTGTATCGTTCTTGgttctatatcattttcatcaagtgTTATTTCGTTTGCGATTGAATGAGCAAGTgcatcattaacaataacattctttcgatttatttgccttttagttgaaatgtaattaatcgaaatttcattgttatctttgatattattattttcttcttctctgagattttcatcctcatctccaagacttgtttctttacaattcattgaagaagtaatattgataacatttgccatttcattcaaccttttggattttctttgtttcaaatcctttgaaccaagtggtcttccacgcttccggcgtgcaatagattcattttcagtggctttgtcatcagtgggaatttcaATTCGTGCCGGAATATTTGCGGCAGGAATGTATGATTTTgtcacttgctttgtttctacaaatgcatcaggtaatctgtttgcaatatattgattatggacaatttttctaacttcttgttcagaagcattcgtttttggatcatatattttcaaatgcattgcattccatgtgagatctatttccttcttatttgggtccactttctctccccctaaggatgggaatattgtctcattaaaatgacaatctGCAAATCTAGCATTAAATAAGTCACCGGTCATTggttctaaatatttgataattgatgggcattcaaatccaacataaattcccatccttctttgtggacccatttttgtacgttggggtggtgcaatagggacatatactgcacatccaaatattttcaagtgtgatatatttggttctcgaccatgcactaattgctgtggtgaatatttatgataagcactTGGTCTCAATCTTATTAATGACGATGCATGTATTATTGCATGTCCCCACGCAGATGATGGCAATTTCGACCTCATTAATAATGGTCTTGCTATTAATTGGagtcttttaatcaatgattcagccagaccattttgagtatgaacatgagctactggatgttctacgtcaattccaattgatgtgcaataatcattaaaagtttgagaagtaaattctccggcattgtcaagccttattcgcttaattgtataatctggaaattgatttctcaatcgaatgatttgagcaagtaatttcgcaaatgccacatttctagtttgtaggagacttacatgtgaccatcgtgttgaggcatcaatcaacaccataaaatatctaaatggcccagaagcaggattaattggcccacatatatctccatgaattctttctagaaatttaggagtttcagtagcaattttatttaaagatggtCTGATTATCAATTTTCCTTGTGAGCATGCAGAACATGATAACTCATTTGGTTGGGgaattctcattttcttcattggatgcccaattgaattttcaataatttttcgcatcattcccacaccaggatgacccaatcggtcatgccataaatttatcatttctttattatctaactTCTGGTTAGACACCATGTTTATCTCAACCGGTTTTATGTTAATGCGATATAATCCCGATGAGTATGctggtaatttttcatgaatgcttTTCTTGCCGCATTTTTCAGATGTGATACATAAATATTCAATATGATTTTCGGTCATTGTTtctaaatgataaccattttggcgtacatctttgaaacttatgagatttcgtcgagatttactcgaataTAAAGCATCATTAATTACTAGCTTTGTTCCATTaggaagtattatttgagcTTTTCCATATCCCTCTATTAGTGTAGTGGTTCCAGAGATTGTGGTGACATCTGCTTTCACCATTTTCAACTCAGAAAAATATTCTTTGTGCTTTAGGATAGTGTGAGTTGTTCCACTATCTAGGAGGCATTGATATTTGACTCCATTTTCAAACTGATCCATATCTTCATgttaaataaatagatagttaaaataaaatttcattaatataaggtgatatcaatacataaaaaaaaaaaaaggagattgCATATAAAAAGATATATAACTAAATAAGTGCCACAacattattaagaaaaaaaattcaaatatcttcttcgtattctttatcattttcatcgccATCTAAATAGAAGTCTGAAAGGTCAAGATTAGGCATCGACGTGGTTGCTTTATTATAAGGATCGACATTGGgcattgaggtgcttgcttcatTACAGTTTGCTTCCACaccttttccttttttcttttgggaGCCTAGATACAGCTCAACCAAATGTTTGGCAGTACGACATGTACGTGACCAATGCCCTGTCATGCCACATCTGTAACAAAtgctttcttttccttcttgatGGCTATTTCTATTGTGATAGCCAACTTGTTTTCCCCTTcgagaattattattgtaatgatcattttgataattttggggAAAATGGCCTCTACCGGATCCTTGAAACTTTCTACCATGTCCATAAAAATTTCCACGACCTCGTCCTCGTCCTCTTCCTCGGAAATTTCCGCGTCCTCTACCACGGTTATAGTAATTTCTACGGCCTTTATTTTCAACGGCATGTGCTTCAGGCACATGTGTTTTAGTAGAGTGTGCCTCACGGATAGCTTGAGATCCAATAGGtctcatattatgatttttccagACGAGATCATTGTGCTGTTCAGCCAATGAGAGTACTACACTCAAATCTgaatatcttttaaaatttctttctctatattgttgttgcagaataatgtttgatggatgaaaagtAGATAATGTGAGTTCAATCATTTCTGCATCAGTCACCGGGTGCTCACAATATTTCAACATTGATGCAATTCGGTATAATGTTGAATTGTACTCACTAAgagtcttaaaatcagaaaatcttaaattcttccacTCATGGCTAGCTTGTGGAAGAAGCACCCTTTTGTGGTGATCAAATCTCTCAACAAGAGAGTCCCACAATGTTTTGGgatcttttataaataaatattcagatttaaggctatcatgaatatgatgcctcaagaggactaaggctttggccttttcttgatttgtagctACCTTTATTTTGGTAGCTTGAGTTCCATCTATTGGATCCTTTTCATTTACTTCCAATACAGTATGTTCAAGCCCTTGAGCTTCTAAGTTCATGATGGCATCTTCTTTCCATTCTAAGAATTTTTGTCCAGTTAAGTCTAATATGTTGAATAGCCTTTTGGTAATTTCTGCCatacttgctacataatatataattattttgtaagtatatgacgatgcaataattcttatattttcataataataaaccattagaaaaattatgatgttttaatttcataatcttCTCCCCCTTGgtttattgttatgaatttgttgtagataataaattaagcaataaatcaagaacaagaggaataataatgataataataataacaaggagaagaacgaaaaaaaaaaaaattaaagacaataaaTTCTAAAGAGGGTAAAAAAATAGcatttacataatatattagtataatttatgacaaagaaaatcatgtgcattttgtttcttcttcttcaaaataaattatttctttataattattataattcctaATGCTACAAGAAGGACCACCAAACCCATAATTAAGGagatatataatttgagtttggcaaaattttcttcaaatctaaaattatgggaagaggaagaagatggattGTTTTTGTGATGGTGGTACATTGTCGgtggaaggaagaagaagaaggagggtttttgatgtaaagagtaaAGTTGAAAGGATAAGGGGTATGTGGTAAAAAAAATTGGGGTAATCCGATTTTATAGAGGGTTATCCCAAATTGTACAATATAccgtattatttatgtatacttaaaagaaatacgtaaagtaaaaggtaaataaaaaatgcacatggatataaatgcaaatactgcaaataaaaaaaatgcacatataaatatacgagaataaaaataatactaaccgtccatttaggcggtaaaagaaaaacaattagccagccatataggcggtttaaagaataacaaaagaaataaatagtactaaccgtccatttaggcggtaaaaaagaaaaaagttaaccagccatataggcggtataaaataaaacaataacaaaagcaataaagtgtccttgtcatccgtaaaggtgacgtattatccaataaattattttatgggtcatttaaatttatcttgcaacgtttagtacttgtttctccctcatcatctttggttcttttattacttggtgagggtttattttcagttgttgttgttggggcattattagttggttgcgttgatgaattatttgttggtcgtaccggtggaatattagtcggtggaactagtggattattagttggtcgtacatgtgaattacgagttggtggtactggtggaccattagtattattgggattattatgtcggagctgatttaaatcagtcctTGCTGGGTTTGTTGTGAAAGGCATGGAATtatgctcaattataaaatataaaaatgtgttagaaacaccttggatgatgatgttgacaccatttgattgttggtccatttgtGGGTACCGAAGAagaaaaaatgcttaattaggtttttaaaaatactaccttcttgattattaagggtagagctggtgctgataacgtgttaaaacttagagagataaatatattaattagagagataaggaggaagtagaatgagtaaaagttagaagatagagatgtttttactcattggtgtagtttttacaatggtgaacttccatatttataggcaagttcatccacaattacattgaatgcattcacattagggtaaatacattaattacctttcacactatattcattaattacctttcacattaTATCTcaacaaatattaaattatttgcactaaataaaaaattatttattcgtaGTTAGGTCTTTAGAGGGATGCTActcaattatattatttctaaattgctcattttagttttttttttttttttatatatgtttattaaGACTTTTCTATTCACCTTCTCACAGATATAATGgcaatatttatttacatatattaaatcattttaattaattttatgcaTCTTTGCAGTGGTAGATGCAACTTCAAACTCCAAACCTTTTCTAAACTTGTTAATGAATTTTTAGCTTACTGATATCTTTTCtaattttctcattttatgaTTTCTTATACCCATTACAATCTCTATCTCCATTAGTCATGATATTTTCGACCTTACCCATAGACTCACAATTACACtaacaatttttatttacacATCTTTAAACCATTTTAATTACTTTCAGGCATTTGTGTGGTAGATGTGATCTCTAATCCCCCTATTAACATTTGGGGTAGAGGTGAAACTTATTCGGATTAAAACCGCAATCCAAATCAGACCAAACCGAATAACAAATATGGTTTGGATTAggtttgtaaatttaaaaaccGAAATAATTAGGtttggaatttttaaaaaccgAAAACCGCATTACTAGACCGAACACCGAAATATTAAGGGTAAGACCGTAATTTTAAAACCTAAAACAAAAACCCTTATTACCAAATACCAAGTTACCAACACAGGCCGTGTAATAATATATGATTATTACCAAATACCAACAATTATCATATAATACCAACACAGGCACAGCAAAGCAAATTCCTGAAAACGCAAAGCAAATTATCATATAATAGTTATTCGGTTCAAAAAAATTCGGTCTGGCGATTCGGTTCGGTCTACACATATAAAATGCGGTTCGGTTCGGTTCGGTCTAGAAATTAATTTGGTTTGGTGTTGGTCTGAAAATATGGAGACCGAATAAAATATGGTTCGATTTGGTTTAGATGAAAGTCCAAACCGTAGACCGAACTTTCACCCCTAATTTGGGGTCCTAATATTATCATTTCGATGCATGCACTATAAAATACTCTATTAGTTTCTTAAACTTGTTCTCACAAGTAATGttcacaaaaattaagaaaataaaaatttgagttgataaataaattgttttattgATAATAAATCTAATGGTACAAAAGTGGAGATCATACACATTCGAACACATTAGAATGAGGTGAGTGAAAAAATACAAAGCTACaactatttaaatatattttaataaaattagtgcGAAATATgtgaaattataattaatataaatatattaaaataaattagtgaaaaatatatagactaaaaatattattaaaatgaattattaaaatgagaatgaatTAGATTAATTAAAACACTCATGAGTTAGTCATAAACCCTAGCTTTTATTCGCTCTAATTTTCTCCGGATTGTGCTTCTAACACCACCTGCATAAATTTGAAACCAGCGTTCCCGACACTACGCAATCCGTCTATTTTGCTAATTGGATGAATTGAATCAGATCGATCTTAATTTTATCGTGAAAATTTAGGCGAGAGAAAAATGTGGAGTAGATTATGGAGCAACAACAATGGAGTGTTAGGAAAAATTGGGGGAGAAGGAGGTGCAATGATGATGAATTGGGTGAGATATATGTCCAGAAAACGAGCTGAGAATTTACGGAAAATAAGCCCTAAAGTTCCGTATTCTCACGCTACCATCATTGCTCAAGATCTATTCAATCT
This genomic interval carries:
- the LOC130826723 gene encoding uncharacterized protein LOC130826723, which produces MAEITKRLFNILDLTGQKFLEWKEDAIMNLEAQGLEHTVLEVNEKDPIDGTQATKIKIPKHCGTLLLRDLITTKGERNFKRYSDLSVVLSLAEQHNDLVWKNHNMRPIGSQAIREAHSTKTHVPEAHAVENKGRRNYYNRGRGRGNFRGRGRGRGRGNFYGHGRKFQGSGRGHFPQNYQNDHYNNNSRRGKQVGYHNRNSHQEGKESICYRCGMTGHWSRTCRTAKHLVELYLGSQKKKGKGVEANCNEASTSMPNTSI
- the LOC130797332 gene encoding uncharacterized protein LOC130797332, which gives rise to MARNQEIQSETLQPQPQLGRTTSSNTNTPVRRKNAPFLVVCRCFSLITALSAVFCIAVNVLAAVRSFKNGSDVFDGIFRCYAVVLAIFVVLAETEWNVIFKFWKVLEYWPGRSMLQIFVAVMTRAFSDFIGKQRDLVLLQSIAAYMLLSCGVVYLVSGILCIGFLKRSLEQKEITKDQAVKDLEELERRRHELEAMLLEENV